A stretch of the Streptomyces sp. NBC_01428 genome encodes the following:
- a CDS encoding DedA family protein, with protein MTLLSAAAARGSQESAQQAIGYPTLFLLVLIGALVPVVPTGALVSSAAVVAFHQTAPFALLTVFLVSSLAAFLGDIALYWLGRRGMGSKNGSRWLEAIRQRAPEDRLTQAQEKLHDHGIAVLVLSRLVPAGRIPVMLACLMAKMPLRTFARGDIPACLAWAATYQVIGILGGSLFSEPWEGVVAAVALTLALSAVPGLWRRIRRPAAS; from the coding sequence GTGACGCTGCTGTCCGCCGCGGCCGCGCGCGGATCGCAGGAGTCGGCGCAGCAGGCGATCGGGTATCCGACCCTGTTCCTGCTGGTGCTGATCGGCGCCCTGGTGCCGGTGGTGCCGACGGGCGCGCTGGTGAGTTCGGCGGCTGTGGTGGCGTTCCATCAGACGGCGCCGTTCGCGCTGCTGACGGTGTTCCTGGTGTCCTCGCTCGCGGCGTTCCTCGGGGACATCGCGCTGTACTGGCTCGGCCGGCGCGGCATGGGCTCGAAGAACGGCTCGCGCTGGCTGGAGGCGATCCGGCAGCGGGCGCCCGAGGACCGGCTCACGCAGGCGCAGGAGAAGCTGCACGACCACGGCATAGCCGTGCTCGTGCTGTCCCGGCTCGTCCCGGCCGGCCGCATCCCGGTGATGCTGGCCTGTCTGATGGCGAAGATGCCGCTGCGGACCTTCGCCCGCGGCGACATACCCGCGTGCCTCGCCTGGGCGGCCACCTACCAGGTCATCGGCATCCTCGGGGGCTCGCTCTTCAGTGAGCCGTGGGAGGGCGTGGTGGCCGCGGTGGCGCTGACCCTGGCGCTCAGCGCCGTGCCGGGCCTGTGGCGCAGGATCCGCAGGCCGGCCGCCTCGTAG
- a CDS encoding MBL fold metallo-hydrolase, with translation MPVEITWWGHATCTLEDSGTRVLTDPLFARRLAHLRRRRGAPPPPSAAVADVALVSHLHADHLHVPSLARLAPGTRLLVPRGAPRAVPGLRRLDHLRLTEVVPGDRTPVGDLLVRTVSARHDGRRLPVGPHRSPAVGYVIEGDARTYFAGDTGLFPEMAEEVGEVDVALLPVGGWGPHLGEGHLDAGRAAEALAELRPRSAVPVHYGTFWPIGMDAVRPHEFHAPGEEFVRLAAERAPGVSVHRPDHGERVRPEVAR, from the coding sequence GTGCCGGTGGAGATCACCTGGTGGGGGCATGCCACGTGCACGCTGGAGGACTCCGGCACGCGCGTGCTCACGGATCCGCTCTTCGCGCGCCGGCTCGCGCACCTGCGCCGCCGGCGTGGGGCGCCGCCCCCTCCGTCGGCGGCGGTCGCCGATGTCGCCCTGGTCTCCCATCTGCACGCCGATCATCTGCATGTGCCGTCGCTCGCCCGACTGGCCCCGGGCACCCGGCTGCTGGTCCCGCGGGGCGCCCCGCGGGCGGTGCCCGGCCTGCGCCGGCTGGACCATCTGCGGCTCACCGAGGTCGTGCCCGGCGACCGGACCCCGGTCGGCGACCTCCTCGTACGGACCGTGTCGGCGCGGCACGACGGGCGCCGGCTGCCGGTCGGGCCGCATCGCTCCCCCGCCGTGGGGTATGTGATCGAGGGCGACGCGCGGACGTACTTCGCCGGGGACACGGGGTTGTTCCCGGAGATGGCCGAGGAGGTGGGGGAGGTCGACGTGGCACTGCTGCCGGTGGGCGGCTGGGGTCCCCATCTCGGTGAGGGGCATCTGGACGCGGGGCGGGCCGCCGAGGCGCTCGCCGAACTGCGGCCGCGCAGTGCCGTGCCCGTGCACTACGGCACGTTCTGGCCCATCGGGATGGACGCCGTGCGCCCGCACGAATTCCACGCGCCGGGTGAGGAGTTCGTGCGCCTGGCCGCCGAGCGTGCGCCCGGTGTGTCGGTGCACCGTCCGGACCACGGCGAGCGGGTGCGTCCGGAGGTCGCGCGGTGA
- a CDS encoding MBL fold metallo-hydrolase, protein MTQQSESTTSTTAQDTEGLAPPTPPPAEHPTVVPPPLAEPRPLGERRLWPRSFVDRLTAPLPGLRAFARFAREGALRPGADGLADIPLLPFEPAPLPGVDTRTVAVSWAGHASWVIRIGGLTVLTDPVWSRRIIGTPARITPVGVAWSALPRVDAVVISHNHYDHLDAPTLRRLPRDTPVFVPAGLGRWFRRRRFTHVTELDWWEAAELGGVRFDFVPAHHWSKRSLTDTCRTLWGGWVLTSPEGRRVYFAGDTGYGHWFARIGQRHPGIDLALLPIGAYDPRWWLSDVHCDPEEAVRAAVDLRARRMAPMHWGTFVLSAEPVLEPLRRVRAAWERAGLAREDLWDLPVGGSRVLG, encoded by the coding sequence ATGACGCAGCAGTCCGAGTCGACCACGAGCACGACGGCACAGGACACCGAGGGCCTCGCGCCCCCGACGCCCCCGCCTGCGGAGCACCCCACCGTCGTCCCCCCGCCCCTCGCGGAACCCCGCCCGCTCGGCGAACGCCGTCTCTGGCCGCGCTCCTTCGTGGACCGGCTGACCGCCCCGCTGCCCGGGCTGCGGGCCTTCGCCCGGTTCGCCCGCGAGGGCGCGCTGCGGCCCGGCGCCGACGGGCTCGCCGACATCCCGCTGCTGCCCTTCGAACCGGCACCGCTGCCCGGCGTGGACACCCGCACGGTCGCCGTCTCCTGGGCGGGGCACGCGAGTTGGGTGATCCGGATCGGCGGGCTCACCGTCCTCACCGACCCGGTATGGTCCCGCAGGATCATCGGCACCCCGGCCCGGATCACCCCGGTCGGCGTGGCCTGGAGCGCGCTGCCCCGCGTCGACGCGGTCGTCATCAGCCACAACCACTACGACCACCTGGACGCCCCGACCCTGCGCCGACTCCCGCGCGACACACCGGTGTTCGTGCCCGCCGGCCTCGGACGCTGGTTCCGGCGACGCCGGTTCACCCACGTCACCGAGCTGGACTGGTGGGAGGCGGCCGAACTGGGCGGCGTCCGCTTCGACTTCGTCCCCGCGCACCACTGGTCCAAGCGCAGCCTCACCGACACCTGCCGCACCCTGTGGGGCGGCTGGGTCCTCACCTCGCCCGAGGGCCGGCGTGTCTACTTCGCGGGTGACACCGGATACGGCCACTGGTTCGCCCGCATCGGGCAGCGCCACCCCGGGATCGACCTGGCCCTGCTGCCCATCGGGGCCTACGACCCGCGCTGGTGGCTGAGCGACGTGCACTGCGATCCGGAGGAGGCGGTGCGGGCCGCCGTCGACCTGCGGGCCCGGCGGATGGCGCCGATGCACTGGGGGACGTTCGTCCTCTCCGCGGAGCCGGTGCTGGAACCGCTGCGCCGGGTGCGGGCCGCCTGGGAGCGGGCGGGCCTCGCGCGCGAGGACCTCTGGGACCTGCCGGTCGGAGGATCCCGGGTGCTGGGCTGA
- a CDS encoding vWA domain-containing protein codes for MSRTRKAAAATRPDPAAEAFAEGMRLVRANRALAAIGFSTCRQKNCPLAPREGLVAVDSDGVLHVDPARRAEPTAWAWAVAHAAIHLGFGHVPAAAGAREQPDRFELAARCTVVNRFLLGFPIGTTPEDLPAGYPHGDEERLAARWRRDGIPPLYERCGTAGGGPDQLLVPWNSWTGGSPPDWQIAFAHALTRTMATAMDLAGGRRDSMRGGPTRLQPWERALSWFISSYPLLGGVAAGITLVADAELARAHGISVAAVDTEAAEIYVNPLRRLDDEEWRFVLAHEMLHAALRHGDRCGPRDPYLFNVAADYVINGWLCEMSVGAMPDGLLYDPALKDLSAEEVYDRIAGDLRRMRRLSTLRGKGAGDILGGPLGEPRDHVDLDAFYRRGLARGLDLHQQQERGFLPGGLVEEIRALSQPPLPWDARLARWFDEFVPRPEPLRSYARPSRRQAATPDIPRAGRWFPPEEVARCTFGVVLDTSASMDRTLLGKALGAIASYAASRDVPAARVVFCDAAPHDAGYLPVTEIAASVRVRGRGGTVLQPGVDLLHRADDFPPGAPILVITDGWCDVLRVRREHAFLIPQGARLPFTARGPVFRVR; via the coding sequence ATGAGCCGTACCCGCAAGGCCGCCGCGGCGACCCGGCCCGATCCGGCGGCCGAGGCGTTCGCGGAGGGGATGCGGCTGGTGCGGGCCAACCGGGCGCTCGCCGCGATCGGGTTCAGCACCTGCCGGCAGAAGAACTGTCCGCTCGCACCGCGTGAGGGGCTGGTCGCCGTCGACTCCGACGGCGTCCTGCACGTCGACCCCGCCCGGCGGGCCGAGCCCACCGCTTGGGCCTGGGCCGTCGCGCACGCCGCCATCCACCTCGGCTTCGGCCACGTACCGGCGGCGGCCGGCGCGCGCGAGCAGCCGGACCGCTTCGAACTCGCCGCCCGCTGCACCGTGGTGAACCGCTTCCTGCTCGGGTTCCCGATCGGCACCACACCCGAGGACCTCCCGGCCGGCTACCCCCACGGGGACGAGGAGCGGCTCGCCGCCCGCTGGCGCCGGGACGGCATCCCGCCGCTCTACGAGAGGTGCGGTACGGCGGGCGGCGGTCCGGACCAGCTCCTGGTGCCCTGGAACAGCTGGACCGGCGGCAGCCCGCCCGACTGGCAGATCGCGTTCGCCCACGCCCTGACCCGGACGATGGCCACCGCCATGGACCTCGCGGGCGGCCGTCGCGACTCCATGCGCGGCGGCCCCACCCGGCTCCAGCCCTGGGAGCGGGCCCTGAGCTGGTTCATCTCCTCGTACCCGCTGCTCGGCGGGGTGGCCGCCGGCATCACGCTCGTCGCCGACGCCGAACTGGCCCGCGCCCACGGCATCTCCGTGGCCGCCGTCGACACCGAGGCCGCCGAGATCTACGTCAACCCGCTGCGCCGGCTCGACGACGAGGAATGGCGGTTCGTCCTCGCGCACGAGATGCTGCACGCCGCCCTGCGGCACGGCGACCGCTGCGGACCCCGCGACCCGTACCTCTTCAACGTCGCCGCCGACTACGTGATCAACGGCTGGCTGTGCGAGATGAGCGTGGGTGCCATGCCCGACGGGCTGCTGTACGACCCGGCGCTGAAGGACCTGTCGGCCGAGGAGGTCTACGACCGGATCGCCGGGGACCTGCGCCGGATGCGCCGCCTGTCGACGCTGCGCGGCAAGGGCGCGGGCGACATCCTCGGCGGCCCGCTCGGCGAGCCCCGCGACCACGTCGACCTCGACGCGTTCTACCGGCGCGGACTCGCCCGCGGACTCGACCTGCACCAGCAGCAGGAACGCGGCTTCCTGCCCGGCGGCCTGGTCGAGGAGATCCGCGCCCTCAGCCAGCCGCCGCTGCCGTGGGACGCCCGACTGGCCCGCTGGTTCGACGAGTTCGTGCCCCGGCCCGAACCCCTGCGGTCGTACGCGCGTCCCTCGCGCCGGCAGGCGGCCACCCCCGACATCCCGCGGGCCGGGCGCTGGTTCCCGCCGGAGGAGGTCGCCCGCTGCACCTTCGGCGTCGTCCTCGACACCTCCGCCTCCATGGACCGCACCCTGCTCGGCAAGGCGCTCGGGGCCATCGCCTCGTACGCCGCGTCCCGGGACGTACCGGCGGCACGCGTGGTGTTCTGCGACGCGGCACCGCACGACGCGGGCTATCTGCCGGTCACCGAGATCGCCGCGAGCGTGCGGGTCCGCGGCCGCGGCGGCACCGTGCTGCAGCCGGGCGTCGACCTGCTGCACCGCGCCGACGACTTCCCGCCCGGCGCGCCGATCCTGGTGATCACGGACGGCTGGTGCGACGTGCTGCGGGTGCGGCGCGAGCACGCCTTCCTGATCCCGCAGGGCGCCCGGCTGCCGTTCACCGCCCGCGGCCCGGTGTTCCGGGTGCGCTGA
- a CDS encoding aminotransferase class I/II-fold pyridoxal phosphate-dependent enzyme, producing the protein MRRTDPEGRGPVRYGPPLPDQGLPVLPELRTELAAAAGRADTELFGGGPAFLDAACGYWTRRGLPTTADRVAVAPGAPALLLALTGALGGDVLAPRPCAAWWAPQARLLGRSVFRVATPAECGGVPDPYALLETLRRVRAEGGDPRLLVLSVADDPTATVAPPELVHEAVEAAVGEGLHVVSDETWRDTLHRPHDTVLLSPAEMAPDDVTVITDLAGAFLPQGWPAAVARFPAGEEGGRLRSRVLDVLTAVGARVAEPVAAAAAHAIEEPAAITGRITAAARLHAEVAGAAHRVVTAAGAVARPPQAGRHLYVDLGPLRSVLGARGVGDAQDLEDHLSARLGMPAPGGHRFGDDLAALRVRLGTGPLLGSTDEERTQSLTSPAPLELPHVRRALTRLGSAFDDLRDDAR; encoded by the coding sequence ATGCGGCGGACGGATCCGGAAGGCCGCGGACCGGTCCGTTACGGTCCGCCCCTCCCCGACCAGGGCCTCCCCGTGCTGCCCGAGCTGCGCACGGAGCTGGCCGCCGCGGCCGGCCGGGCGGACACCGAACTCTTCGGCGGCGGCCCCGCGTTCCTCGACGCCGCCTGCGGCTACTGGACCCGTCGCGGACTCCCCACCACCGCCGACCGTGTGGCCGTCGCCCCCGGAGCCCCCGCGCTGCTGCTCGCCCTGACCGGCGCGCTCGGCGGCGACGTCCTCGCGCCCCGGCCCTGCGCCGCCTGGTGGGCGCCCCAGGCCCGCCTCCTCGGCCGGTCCGTCTTCCGGGTGGCGACGCCCGCCGAGTGCGGTGGCGTCCCCGATCCGTACGCCCTCCTGGAGACCCTTCGCAGAGTCCGGGCCGAGGGCGGCGACCCGCGGCTGCTGGTGCTGTCCGTCGCCGACGACCCCACCGCCACCGTCGCGCCGCCCGAGCTGGTCCACGAGGCCGTCGAGGCCGCCGTGGGGGAGGGCCTGCACGTGGTGAGCGACGAGACCTGGCGCGACACCCTGCACCGGCCGCACGACACGGTGCTCCTCAGCCCCGCCGAGATGGCCCCCGACGACGTCACCGTGATCACGGACCTCGCGGGCGCGTTCCTGCCGCAGGGCTGGCCGGCCGCCGTCGCCCGCTTCCCCGCCGGGGAGGAGGGCGGCCGCCTGAGGTCCCGCGTCCTCGACGTGCTCACCGCGGTCGGCGCGCGCGTCGCCGAACCCGTCGCCGCCGCGGCCGCCCACGCGATCGAGGAGCCCGCCGCGATCACCGGGCGGATCACCGCGGCCGCCCGCCTGCACGCGGAGGTGGCCGGCGCCGCCCACCGCGTGGTGACCGCGGCCGGTGCCGTGGCGCGCCCCCCGCAGGCCGGCAGACATCTGTACGTCGACCTCGGACCGCTCCGCTCCGTGCTCGGGGCGCGGGGAGTCGGCGACGCGCAGGACCTGGAGGACCACCTCTCCGCCCGGCTCGGCATGCCCGCGCCGGGCGGACACCGCTTCGGCGACGACCTCGCCGCCCTCCGCGTCCGGCTGGGCACCGGACCCTTGCTCGGCAGTACGGACGAGGAACGGACGCAGTCCCTCACGTCCCCCGCGCCCCTGGAACTGCCGCATGTGCGACGCGCGTTGACCCGGTTGGGGTCGGCCTTCGACGATCTCCGCGACGACGCTCGGTGA
- a CDS encoding ATP-binding protein: MQAAVTVTPARVPELLLGLTTVRPVFLWGAPGIGKSSLVREFAESLGLECVSLLGTQLAPEDLIGVPQIRDGRSVFCPPETIARDEPYCLFLDELNAATPDVQKAFYSLILDRRIGDYELPRGSIVIGAGNRATDNALARPIASALVNRLTHVHLEASPRDWLVWAAANDIHPWVLDHLTDRPDHLWSKPPKTEEPFSTPRSWHMLSDALGSFGPGIDEETLKVIAHGTLTPAHAVAFCGYVKIVRSRFGIEAVIKGDARWPSRPEDRDLLYYLAESFRGRLVKELPAGKEHLSANTRQTAYRAKSLLVQLAEISVEVAQSVIAADPDGNPVLPAWFLVEAARDMPRLVEARR; this comes from the coding sequence GTGCAGGCAGCCGTCACCGTCACGCCCGCCCGTGTCCCGGAACTGCTGCTCGGTCTCACCACCGTGCGGCCGGTCTTCCTGTGGGGTGCCCCCGGCATCGGAAAGTCCTCCCTGGTGCGGGAGTTCGCCGAGTCGCTCGGACTGGAGTGCGTGAGCCTGCTCGGTACGCAGCTGGCTCCTGAGGACCTGATCGGCGTGCCGCAGATCCGTGACGGACGCTCCGTCTTCTGCCCGCCCGAGACGATCGCCCGAGACGAGCCGTACTGCCTGTTCCTGGACGAGCTGAACGCGGCGACCCCCGATGTCCAGAAGGCCTTCTACTCGCTGATCCTGGACCGGCGCATCGGCGACTACGAGCTGCCGCGGGGTTCCATCGTGATCGGCGCCGGCAACCGCGCGACGGACAACGCGCTGGCCCGTCCGATCGCCTCGGCGCTGGTGAACCGTCTCACGCACGTCCACCTGGAGGCCTCCCCGCGGGACTGGCTGGTCTGGGCCGCCGCGAACGACATCCACCCCTGGGTCCTGGACCATCTCACCGACCGTCCCGACCACCTGTGGTCGAAGCCGCCGAAGACCGAGGAGCCGTTCTCCACACCGCGCTCCTGGCACATGCTGTCCGACGCGCTCGGCTCGTTCGGGCCCGGGATCGACGAGGAGACCCTGAAGGTGATCGCGCACGGGACGCTGACGCCCGCGCACGCGGTGGCCTTCTGCGGCTACGTCAAGATCGTGCGCAGCCGGTTCGGCATCGAGGCCGTCATCAAGGGCGACGCCCGCTGGCCCTCCCGCCCGGAGGACCGCGACCTCCTCTACTACCTCGCCGAGTCCTTCCGCGGACGGCTCGTCAAGGAACTGCCCGCCGGCAAGGAGCACCTCTCGGCGAACACCCGGCAGACCGCGTACCGCGCCAAGTCCCTGCTCGTGCAGCTCGCCGAGATCTCCGTCGAGGTGGCCCAGAGCGTCATCGCCGCCGACCCCGACGGCAACCCCGTGCTGCCCGCCTGGTTCCTGGTGGAGGCGGCCCGCGACATGCCGCGCCTGGTGGAGGCCCGCCGGTGA
- a CDS encoding DUF6158 family protein: protein MTGVDPGRLDDQQLMKELEAIHRTRHDTLLHGSNDALRTHNGRMAQLEGEYLRRHPRRPVSAGRTREGARERGPAAVPPA from the coding sequence ATGACCGGAGTCGACCCGGGCCGGCTGGACGACCAGCAGCTGATGAAAGAGCTGGAGGCCATCCACCGCACCCGCCACGACACGCTGCTGCACGGTTCGAACGACGCGCTGCGCACGCACAACGGGCGCATGGCCCAGTTGGAGGGCGAGTACCTGCGCCGCCATCCGCGCCGGCCCGTCTCGGCGGGCCGCACCCGCGAGGGCGCACGCGAACGGGGCCCCGCGGCCGTCCCGCCGGCCTGA
- a CDS encoding RNA polymerase sigma factor SigF, whose amino-acid sequence MRTQASATHHPHDDAPDTSEAFRRLATLPQGPQRDALREEIVESWLPMADRLAGRFRNRGENSDDLRQVAALGLVKAVDRYDPELGNAFESYAVPTITGEIKRHFRDHMWTLHVPRRVQDLRNRVRFAAQDLSQTISGRRPTVAEIAERARLSEEDVLTGLEALESFTALSLDAELPGSDDGYSLSDALGSADPALDTVIDREAVKPRLQALPERERAILYMRFFDDMTQSRIADELGISQMHVSRLITRCCSRLRDQVMRDAA is encoded by the coding sequence ATGCGAACTCAAGCGAGCGCGACGCACCATCCGCACGACGACGCCCCCGACACCTCGGAGGCGTTCCGCCGGCTCGCCACGCTCCCTCAGGGCCCGCAGCGCGACGCCCTCCGCGAGGAGATCGTCGAGTCCTGGCTGCCGATGGCCGACCGTCTCGCGGGCCGGTTCCGCAACCGGGGCGAGAACTCCGACGACCTGCGGCAGGTGGCGGCGCTCGGCCTCGTCAAGGCCGTCGACCGCTACGACCCCGAACTCGGCAACGCCTTCGAGAGCTACGCCGTGCCGACGATCACCGGCGAGATCAAGCGCCACTTCCGTGACCACATGTGGACGCTGCACGTGCCGCGCCGCGTCCAGGACCTGCGCAACCGGGTCCGCTTCGCCGCCCAGGACCTGTCGCAGACCATCTCGGGCCGACGTCCCACCGTCGCCGAGATCGCCGAGCGCGCCCGGCTGAGCGAGGAGGACGTGCTGACCGGCCTGGAGGCACTGGAGAGCTTCACCGCGCTCTCGCTGGACGCCGAACTGCCCGGCAGCGACGACGGCTACTCCCTCAGCGACGCCCTCGGATCCGCCGACCCGGCGCTCGACACGGTCATCGACCGCGAGGCCGTCAAGCCGCGGCTCCAGGCGCTCCCCGAGCGGGAACGCGCCATCCTCTACATGCGGTTCTTCGACGACATGACGCAGAGCCGCATCGCCGACGAGCTGGGCATCTCCCAGATGCACGTCTCCCGGCTCATCACCCGCTGCTGCTCGCGCCTGCGCGACCAGGTCATGCGCGACGCCGCCTAG
- a CDS encoding DUF2795 domain-containing protein, giving the protein MQRGSDRMSAHRDDEMKHELRDFLRSGHPTRTEEWQDPEPAADDDPAIAGGPVVPNTAPESLETLRLDLARFLGRTSFPAGPRALIDVLREKNAPEQLADSLERLPDEEHYANAHELALAVVGSGGS; this is encoded by the coding sequence ATGCAGCGAGGCAGTGACCGGATGAGCGCTCACCGGGACGACGAGATGAAGCACGAACTGCGCGACTTCCTCAGGTCAGGGCACCCCACCCGGACCGAGGAGTGGCAGGACCCGGAGCCGGCCGCCGACGACGACCCGGCGATCGCGGGAGGACCGGTGGTGCCGAACACGGCACCGGAATCGCTGGAGACGCTGCGCCTCGATCTGGCGCGGTTCCTCGGCCGTACCTCGTTCCCCGCCGGTCCGCGTGCGCTGATCGACGTCCTGCGGGAGAAGAACGCACCCGAACAGCTGGCCGACTCGCTGGAACGTCTGCCGGACGAGGAGCACTACGCCAACGCGCACGAGCTGGCGCTCGCGGTCGTGGGCTCCGGCGGCAGCTAG
- a CDS encoding phage holin family protein, with product MDAGRWRRVASGVGRSVAVWAVSTVTMLVLAGLLPDFQVQSDSGDSATRIAVTAAAGAGVFGLLSSLVWPFLVRALLLVPALVLGVLVFFLNGSLLLIALRINPSGRGEAAPETAVVVAAVMSAVASAAGGALAVRDDDAYRRRLYRLADRRRRRAAGRAGPSTPGAVFLQLDGVGYDVLREAMAKGLMPTAARWLGGPRPTHRIVPWRTDWSSQTGASQLGILHGSNHDVPAFRWYEKENQEVMVCNRPNSAAELQRRAVERTGDGGLLTLDGASRGNLFSGGADELALVLSIAARRGRDNRSRAGYFAYFSDPANAVRTALSFVAEVFREIGQSLTARIRQRRPRVKRGGLYPIIRAFATVVERDVVVAAVIGDMLAGRNAVYADLVAYDEVAHHSGPRGRDAEKILERLDRSLALIAKVAEHAPRPYRIVVLSDHGQSPGETFLTRYGLTLGSLVRAGCDLPVPRRARRTHSGAEARTAVRAALRRPVEERAERAEREERLRPSGRHSEPVVLASGNLGLVSFPDVPHRMTREEIDRRHPALLTTLANHPGIGFLLVRSEEHGGVVLGAHGVEVPLDRLDDEHPGPLADFGPGAADAVRRTHSFPHTADIMVNSWYDPAGGEVLAFEEQIGSHGGLGGAQGRPFLLSPVTLSAPAGADADLVGAEQIHQVLRRWLRECDGPQVPLDMGSDERAA from the coding sequence GTGGACGCAGGACGGTGGCGGCGCGTCGCCAGCGGGGTGGGGCGGAGCGTCGCCGTGTGGGCCGTGTCCACGGTCACGATGCTCGTCCTCGCCGGGTTGTTGCCCGACTTCCAGGTGCAGTCGGACAGCGGGGACAGCGCGACCCGGATCGCGGTCACCGCGGCGGCCGGCGCGGGCGTCTTCGGCCTGCTGTCCTCCCTGGTGTGGCCCTTCCTGGTGCGGGCCCTGCTGCTCGTCCCCGCCCTGGTGCTCGGCGTCCTCGTCTTCTTCCTGAACGGCTCGCTGCTGCTGATCGCCCTGCGCATCAACCCCTCGGGGCGGGGGGAGGCGGCCCCCGAGACCGCCGTGGTCGTCGCCGCCGTGATGTCAGCCGTCGCCTCCGCCGCCGGCGGTGCCCTCGCCGTCCGGGACGACGACGCCTACCGGCGACGGCTCTACCGGCTCGCCGACCGCCGCCGCAGACGCGCGGCCGGGCGAGCCGGCCCCTCGACCCCCGGCGCGGTCTTCCTCCAGCTCGACGGCGTCGGATACGACGTGCTGCGGGAGGCGATGGCCAAGGGGCTGATGCCGACCGCCGCCCGGTGGCTCGGCGGACCGCGCCCCACCCACCGGATCGTGCCCTGGCGCACCGACTGGTCCAGCCAGACCGGCGCCAGCCAGCTGGGCATCCTGCACGGCAGCAACCACGACGTCCCGGCCTTCCGTTGGTACGAGAAGGAGAACCAGGAGGTGATGGTCTGCAACCGGCCGAACAGCGCCGCCGAACTCCAGCGCCGGGCCGTCGAGCGCACCGGTGACGGAGGACTGCTCACCCTCGACGGCGCGAGCCGCGGCAACCTCTTCAGCGGCGGCGCCGACGAACTCGCCCTCGTCCTGTCCATCGCCGCCCGCAGAGGCCGCGACAACCGCTCACGCGCCGGCTACTTCGCCTACTTCTCCGACCCGGCCAACGCCGTCCGCACCGCCCTGTCGTTCGTCGCCGAGGTCTTCCGGGAGATCGGCCAGTCCCTCACGGCCCGCATCAGGCAGCGCCGGCCGCGCGTCAAACGGGGCGGGCTGTACCCGATCATCCGTGCCTTCGCGACCGTCGTCGAACGGGACGTCGTCGTCGCCGCGGTGATCGGCGACATGCTCGCCGGGCGCAACGCCGTCTACGCGGACCTCGTGGCGTACGACGAGGTGGCACACCACTCCGGGCCGCGCGGCCGGGACGCCGAGAAGATCCTGGAGCGGCTCGACCGGTCGCTCGCGCTGATCGCCAAGGTCGCCGAGCACGCCCCGCGGCCGTACCGGATCGTCGTGCTCTCCGACCACGGCCAGAGCCCCGGCGAGACGTTCCTGACCCGCTACGGCCTCACCCTCGGCAGCCTCGTCCGGGCCGGCTGCGATCTGCCCGTGCCCCGCAGAGCGCGGCGCACCCACAGCGGCGCGGAGGCGCGGACCGCCGTCCGGGCCGCCCTGCGCCGCCCCGTGGAGGAGCGCGCCGAGCGGGCCGAGCGCGAGGAACGGCTGCGACCGTCGGGGCGCCACTCCGAACCCGTCGTCCTCGCCTCCGGCAACCTCGGCCTGGTCTCCTTCCCGGACGTGCCTCACCGGATGACCCGCGAGGAGATCGACCGCCGCCACCCCGCGCTGCTGACCACCCTCGCCAACCACCCCGGCATCGGATTCCTCCTGGTCCGCAGCGAGGAGCACGGCGGCGTCGTACTCGGCGCACACGGGGTCGAGGTGCCGCTGGACCGGCTCGACGACGAACACCCGGGCCCGCTGGCCGACTTCGGACCCGGCGCCGCCGACGCCGTACGCCGCACGCACTCCTTCCCGCACACCGCCGACATCATGGTCAACTCCTGGTACGACCCCGCCGGGGGCGAAGTCCTCGCCTTCGAGGAGCAGATCGGATCGCACGGCGGCCTCGGCGGCGCCCAGGGCAGGCCCTTCCTGCTCTCACCGGTGACCCTGTCCGCACCGGCCGGTGCGGACGCCGACCTGGTCGGCGCGGAGCAGATCCACCAGGTGCTGCGCCGCTGGCTGCGCGAGTGCGACGGCCCCCAAGTACCCCTGGACATGGGCTCGGACGAACGGGCGGCCTGA